A region of Carassius gibelio isolate Cgi1373 ecotype wild population from Czech Republic chromosome B11, carGib1.2-hapl.c, whole genome shotgun sequence DNA encodes the following proteins:
- the LOC127968335 gene encoding uncharacterized protein LOC127968335, with protein MSGNRNINYPGHDDNDEESDIPHTKQLCKGKKHSVDLKISSDINKKILRKETWEIKRNTTKKPNVNVTSAHVDLVDTINIIDTYDRSPKAFAKKKYAQAGKYAHGLEDKPGKRIPKAGVYAEAGVGQARAEYSVFEAEAKGPNASAGAEASLVGVGAMARAEIASASAKAGPVGVKVGLGVDTGVSFGVGGVEAKFLGTGISIGPKTSVSVLGSEVSCSVM; from the exons ATGTCTGGAAATCGAAATATAAATTACCCTGGACATGACGACAATG atGAAGAGTCTGACATACCTCATACCAAACAGTTGTGCAAAGGCAAAAAACACAGTGTAGATCTAAAAATATCAAGTGacataaataagaaaatattaagaAAGGAAACTTGGGAAATCAAACGCAATACTACAAAGAAGCCCAATGTGAATGTCACATCAGCTCATGTTGATTTAGTCGATACCATAAACATAATTGATACATATGACAGATCACCAAAAGCCTTTGCAAAAAAGAAGTATGCTCAAGCTGGAAAATATGCTCACGGTCTTGAAGACAAACCAGGAAAGAGGATTCCTAAGGCTGGAGTCTATGCAGAAGCAGGAGTTGGACAAGCTCGTGCTGAATACAGTGTATTTGAGGCAGAAGCCAAAGGCCCAAACGCCTCAGCTGGTGCAGAAGCCAGTTTGGTTGGAGTCGGAGCAATGGCTCGAGCTGAAATCGCCAGTGCATCAGCTAAAGCCGGTCCAGTTGGTGTGAAAGTCGGGCTTGGAGTTGACACGGGTGTGTCTTTTGGTGTGGGTGGGGTGGAGGCCAAATTCCTGGGAACTGGAATCTCAATTGGTCCAAAAACCAGTGTATCTGTTCTGGGTTCAGAAGTGTCATGTTCAGTCATGTAA